One genomic region from Candidatus Eremiobacterota bacterium encodes:
- a CDS encoding IPT/TIG domain-containing protein, whose protein sequence is MVMRTQGIRSTRTAESATRLKDRRGAPVSLNAYRWHRAAALLLIILALAGSAVTAGPSPAYASTITRTSSSDYYIDAADGLVSGYASYQVTSSSDYADMWVTIGSFTGNVGLSDNAPNKYQIGAISNGETKTAFFFLKAATTTSTAQTHQIKLYSGNPDKGGVELQAGTFTLNTVSDVIAANANKVTGGTVTFSPPELSQPITLTIDGESGTIGSSKLLVFTPAAKTGWNATAFKMTGSTITLSGGNTGTYTDTLAITVPNTSNTTYRAVYTFRATSTTSSETPIYPIAHISSGTQIKHTSTGNFVTLPPVPAVVNYLALTVSASPTSLEPGGTVTYTVTITNSGSQAATLSSLAAALSSGFGYAPGTSQYNGSAIGDPALSGQNLTYTGPFTIPTGTSRTLTFNVTAPSTTGTYTTSASLSAILSDPAVQIDKTADTNDNNPATASVTIAELVAPNITGLDPSSGKVGAAVTIAGSGFTGTTSVTFNGTASTFTVTSDTSITTTVPSGATTGDVVVTNSKGSGSKSFTVIPAPTITKFTPASGAPGDVVAIEGTNFTSATSVKFNGTSATFAVLNDSTISATIPGGAGSGTISVTTPGGTGTSADNFSIEGAPTITSFTPTSGVRGAAVTITGTRFTGATKVKFGAVEAGSFTVVDATKITTAVPDGAVTSAISVITPEGTGTSADSFTVPAPVITGLSPGSGIVGATVTITGSNFTDATNVKFNGVSAAAAMTVVDNSTITAKVPDGAGTGKVSVTTAAGTGTSADDFTVIGAPTVTKLTPSSGVPGTLVTINGTDLTGATSVKFGALEAKSFAVISGNTITATVPAGTTTALVSVTTLAGTGISADDFTVPAPVITKFTPASAAAADKVTISGSSLTGATSVKFGGTESTSFSVDDDSTITAVVPSGATDGKISVTTPGGTATSGATFSLASLPPSGGGAGGGAGGGGGGGGGGTVSTTAPVISTVSVASGTPGTSLTITGTNFTGATAVSFGGVASTSFTVLNDGAIVVTVPFGAANGAITVQCSNGTAVTASTFSVTGLPAITSFTPQSGGNGTVVTISGTNFTGAVNVTIGDMPVTSFTVIDDNTITAIVSDSITGAIVVTTGNGIASTQATNPFSVNQISASVISSSPGAVSFSGGVANVGSFQVGNTSKEMQTLNEVTIQISDHTFFASGTLTATASAGTVIVTATINGPAVTFTFPTPLTLQPGEVATISLSMVSSGIAAGSPSKGGGLATLFKAGSPLLALMLILSIPKSTRRGLMMLMVAGILAWNLSGCSAGGGAFGYHIDHYDLYSGGGSTASSPKTATVIITRITGQGPRGEIVNYSNLPVQVGSVTIDGK, encoded by the coding sequence ATGGTAATGAGGACCCAAGGGATCAGGAGCACCAGGACGGCAGAAAGCGCCACAAGGCTGAAGGATAGAAGAGGGGCGCCGGTCAGCCTGAATGCTTACCGATGGCACAGAGCTGCGGCACTCCTGCTGATCATTCTTGCCTTGGCAGGGTCAGCCGTCACCGCAGGGCCCTCACCTGCCTATGCCTCAACAATAACCCGCACCTCCTCATCGGACTATTACATAGATGCAGCCGATGGGCTTGTCTCGGGCTATGCCTCATACCAGGTGACAAGCTCGTCAGACTACGCCGACATGTGGGTCACCATTGGAAGCTTCACCGGCAACGTGGGGCTTTCCGACAATGCCCCGAACAAGTACCAGATAGGCGCCATAAGCAACGGCGAAACCAAGACGGCATTCTTCTTCCTCAAGGCAGCCACCACAACTTCCACAGCGCAGACTCATCAGATAAAGCTTTACAGTGGCAACCCCGATAAAGGCGGCGTTGAGCTGCAGGCAGGCACCTTTACCCTGAACACCGTCTCTGACGTGATTGCGGCGAATGCCAACAAGGTGACCGGTGGAACGGTCACCTTCAGCCCCCCCGAGCTGAGCCAGCCCATCACTCTCACCATAGACGGGGAGAGTGGCACCATCGGAAGCTCAAAGCTGTTGGTCTTCACACCTGCCGCAAAAACGGGATGGAACGCCACGGCTTTCAAGATGACCGGCTCGACCATCACCCTCTCGGGAGGCAATACGGGAACCTACACCGATACGCTTGCAATAACCGTTCCCAATACTTCCAATACCACCTACCGCGCGGTCTACACCTTCAGGGCCACGAGCACCACTTCCAGCGAGACTCCCATCTATCCCATAGCCCACATCAGCAGCGGCACCCAGATAAAGCACACCTCCACGGGAAATTTCGTGACCCTTCCGCCGGTTCCCGCAGTGGTGAACTACCTGGCCCTCACCGTGTCAGCAAGTCCCACATCGCTGGAGCCCGGCGGGACCGTGACCTATACGGTGACCATCACCAACTCGGGCAGCCAGGCGGCCACGCTGAGCTCCCTCGCCGCTGCCCTCAGCAGCGGCTTCGGTTACGCTCCGGGCACTTCCCAGTATAACGGCTCCGCCATCGGCGACCCGGCGCTGAGCGGACAGAACCTCACCTATACGGGGCCCTTCACCATTCCCACGGGAACAAGCAGGACCCTCACCTTCAATGTCACAGCGCCTTCCACCACGGGGACCTATACCACGAGCGCAAGCTTGTCAGCCATCCTTTCCGATCCCGCCGTGCAGATAGACAAGACCGCGGATACGAACGACAATAACCCCGCCACCGCATCTGTGACCATTGCAGAGCTTGTGGCTCCCAACATCACGGGGCTCGATCCCTCATCAGGCAAGGTGGGCGCTGCCGTCACCATCGCGGGCTCGGGCTTCACCGGCACGACCTCCGTCACCTTCAACGGCACCGCGAGCACCTTCACCGTGACAAGCGACACCTCCATCACGACGACGGTACCCAGCGGCGCCACAACGGGAGACGTGGTGGTGACCAACTCGAAAGGATCAGGCAGCAAGTCCTTCACCGTCATTCCCGCGCCGACGATCACGAAATTCACCCCCGCGAGCGGCGCTCCAGGCGACGTCGTTGCCATCGAGGGCACCAATTTCACCAGCGCCACCTCCGTGAAATTCAACGGCACCAGCGCGACATTCGCCGTGCTCAATGACAGCACCATCTCGGCCACGATTCCCGGCGGCGCGGGGAGCGGCACAATCTCCGTGACCACACCGGGCGGCACCGGCACCTCGGCTGACAACTTCAGCATCGAAGGGGCACCGACCATCACCAGCTTCACTCCCACCAGCGGCGTGCGGGGGGCGGCCGTCACCATCACCGGCACCAGGTTCACCGGCGCCACCAAGGTGAAATTCGGCGCCGTGGAGGCCGGCAGCTTCACCGTCGTGGACGCCACCAAGATCACCACAGCTGTGCCCGACGGCGCCGTCACCAGCGCCATATCGGTGATAACGCCTGAAGGCACCGGCACCTCGGCTGACAGCTTTACCGTGCCTGCGCCGGTGATTACAGGCCTGTCCCCGGGAAGCGGTATCGTGGGGGCCACGGTGACCATCACCGGCAGCAACTTCACCGACGCCACCAACGTAAAGTTCAACGGCGTCTCGGCGGCAGCTGCAATGACCGTCGTGGACAACAGCACCATCACCGCCAAGGTGCCCGACGGCGCCGGAACCGGCAAGGTTTCCGTCACCACAGCGGCAGGCACCGGCACCTCCGCCGATGACTTTACCGTCATCGGGGCTCCCACCGTCACCAAGCTGACTCCCTCGAGCGGCGTGCCGGGAACCCTGGTGACCATCAACGGCACCGACCTGACAGGCGCCACAAGCGTCAAATTCGGCGCCCTTGAGGCCAAGTCTTTTGCTGTCATCAGTGGAAACACCATCACCGCCACAGTTCCGGCGGGCACCACGACTGCCCTCGTCTCAGTGACGACCCTCGCAGGCACAGGCATTTCGGCTGACGACTTCACGGTGCCCGCGCCCGTCATCACCAAGTTCACTCCGGCAAGCGCCGCGGCAGCCGATAAAGTCACCATCTCCGGCAGCAGTTTAACGGGCGCCACGAGCGTCAAGTTCGGCGGCACTGAATCCACCTCGTTCTCTGTTGACGATGACAGCACCATCACCGCGGTAGTACCCAGCGGCGCCACTGATGGAAAGATCTCCGTGACCACCCCCGGCGGCACCGCCACATCCGGCGCAACCTTCTCGCTTGCCTCTCTTCCTCCCTCGGGCGGTGGCGCCGGTGGTGGCGCCGGTGGTGGCGGCGGTGGTGGCGGCGGCGGCACGGTAAGCACCACCGCTCCCGTGATAAGCACCGTCTCGGTGGCTTCAGGCACCCCCGGAACCTCCCTCACCATCACGGGCACCAACTTCACCGGAGCCACGGCAGTGTCTTTCGGCGGCGTGGCATCGACATCGTTCACCGTCCTCAATGACGGAGCCATCGTTGTCACCGTGCCCTTCGGCGCTGCAAACGGCGCCATCACCGTCCAGTGCTCAAACGGCACGGCCGTCACGGCTTCTACGTTTTCCGTGACGGGCCTCCCTGCCATCACCTCCTTCACGCCCCAGAGCGGAGGGAACGGCACGGTCGTGACCATCTCCGGCACCAACTTCACAGGGGCCGTCAATGTCACAATAGGCGACATGCCCGTCACCTCCTTCACAGTCATTGACGACAACACCATCACCGCCATTGTCAGCGACTCCATCACCGGTGCTATTGTGGTTACCACGGGGAACGGCATAGCTTCAACACAGGCAACCAACCCCTTCTCGGTGAACCAGATAAGCGCTTCTGTTATCTCCTCCTCGCCGGGAGCAGTGTCGTTCTCGGGTGGAGTGGCCAACGTGGGCTCTTTCCAGGTGGGCAACACGAGCAAGGAAATGCAGACCCTTAACGAGGTGACCATCCAGATATCGGACCACACCTTCTTCGCAAGCGGTACCCTTACGGCCACGGCCTCAGCGGGAACGGTCATCGTCACGGCAACGATTAATGGACCCGCGGTGACTTTTACCTTCCCCACGCCGCTCACCCTCCAACCCGGCGAGGTCGCCACCATCAGCCTGAGCATGGTGAGCTCAGGCATCGCGGCAGGCTCTCCTTCAAAGGGGGGCGGCCTCGCAACGCTCTTCAAGGCAGGCTCTCCTTTGCTTGCACTGATGCTGATCCTCTCCATTCCGAAGAGCACCCGCAGGGGCCTGATGATGCTGATGGTTGCAGGAATTCTTGCGTGGAACCTCTCAGGCTGCTCGGCGGGAGGCGGTGCTTTCGGCTACCACATCGACCACTATGACCTGTATTCCGGCGGGGGGAGCACCGCAAGCTCCCCGAAGACGGCGACAGTCATTATCACCAGGATTACCGGCCAGGGTCCCAGGGGAGAGATCGTGAACTACAGCAACCTCCCCGTGCAGGTGGGCTCAGTGACCATTGACGGGAAATAG
- the galT gene encoding galactose-1-phosphate uridylyltransferase — translation MPELRLNIATNDWVIIATERARRPHEFIKGNKEERHCPPFLATCPFCTGAEAEQTCKDIASIKDHEGNWLVRSVPNKFPALSFTGEPETIDKGVYHTMNGVGAHEVIIESPVHNLTTAHYRTSHLEKIIEMYKARYLDLSRDPRLAHIIIFKNHGEGAGTSLEHPHSQIVATPIVPTQVMGRLRSAREYHGKNGECVFCRMAAEELKAKKRIVAENAHFVTIEPYASFSPFHTWILPKKHRSSFGQIAKEEIKGLAAILKDILARFYYGVGDPDYNYCIRSSPLAEKEDEYFHWYIAIVPRISRPAGFEMGSGMFINTSLPEECARFLRDVALPSH, via the coding sequence ATGCCGGAACTGCGGCTGAACATTGCCACGAACGACTGGGTCATTATCGCCACCGAGCGGGCAAGGCGGCCCCACGAGTTTATCAAGGGGAATAAGGAGGAAAGGCACTGCCCCCCCTTCCTTGCCACCTGCCCTTTCTGCACGGGAGCAGAAGCCGAACAGACCTGCAAGGATATCGCCTCAATAAAGGATCACGAAGGGAACTGGCTTGTGAGATCGGTGCCCAACAAGTTTCCCGCCCTCTCCTTCACCGGTGAGCCCGAAACAATCGACAAGGGCGTCTATCACACCATGAACGGCGTGGGAGCCCATGAGGTCATCATTGAGTCACCGGTGCACAATCTCACGACGGCCCATTACCGCACCTCCCATCTGGAGAAAATCATTGAAATGTATAAGGCACGGTACCTTGATCTTTCAAGGGACCCGAGGCTTGCCCATATCATCATCTTCAAGAACCACGGGGAAGGGGCGGGAACGTCACTTGAGCACCCTCATTCCCAGATTGTGGCGACACCAATTGTGCCCACCCAGGTCATGGGGCGCCTCAGAAGCGCCCGCGAATACCACGGTAAAAACGGGGAGTGCGTGTTCTGCAGAATGGCAGCCGAGGAACTCAAGGCGAAGAAGAGGATCGTGGCGGAAAACGCCCATTTTGTGACCATTGAGCCCTATGCCTCATTCTCCCCCTTTCACACCTGGATACTTCCCAAAAAGCACCGCTCCTCTTTCGGGCAGATAGCAAAGGAAGAAATCAAGGGACTTGCGGCCATCCTGAAGGACATACTTGCCAGGTTCTATTACGGCGTCGGGGACCCTGATTACAACTATTGCATCCGCTCCTCGCCCCTGGCGGAGAAAGAGGATGAGTACTTTCACTGGTATATCGCCATCGTCCCAAGGATTTCAAGACCCGCGGGATTTGAAATGGGGTCGGGGATGTTCATCAACACCTCACTGCCCGAGGAATGCGCCAGGTTCCTGCGGGACGTCGCCCTTCCCTCTCATTGA
- a CDS encoding DUF3298 and DUF4163 domain-containing protein, which produces MNIMSTTRVTPFPTLMRSLQNLSASESGLSAADSVSLTGAEDRGQAKDDIVSIIKMKDVPPADAPAQAAQAQAAQDSQAAPAQDTPPAPKTQITKAPISKEEKDCTIAIEYPQVSGGLSEESQKAINKTLESFVKKQISDFEEAVKENGPREGFGSSIEGGFNTSANNDRFISFTEGCSSYLAGCAHPNHELITFNFDAKTGSSLTFHDLFSLPDDEIDRSFLFRDNMQARREREKLILRTVSDYCIKDLIKQNEDRPDDAKIDESLIREVAAPEEGKFDLFALTDKGIVMDFYYCHAAGYGEVTIPYEALAEIIDPESVLENYARKDEKKPIDDGTAPEIVVDDDMIIIDDIKLDIRKR; this is translated from the coding sequence ATGAATATCATGAGCACAACAAGGGTCACCCCCTTCCCCACCCTTATGAGATCCCTTCAGAATCTCTCCGCCAGCGAGAGCGGGCTTTCAGCGGCAGATTCGGTCTCCCTCACGGGAGCAGAGGACCGCGGCCAGGCGAAAGACGATATAGTGAGCATAATAAAGATGAAGGATGTCCCGCCGGCTGATGCTCCCGCGCAGGCTGCGCAGGCACAGGCAGCCCAGGACAGTCAGGCGGCACCAGCACAGGATACACCGCCCGCGCCCAAGACACAGATAACAAAAGCACCCATCTCCAAAGAGGAAAAGGACTGCACCATTGCCATAGAATATCCCCAGGTCTCGGGGGGACTCAGCGAAGAGTCGCAGAAGGCCATTAATAAAACACTTGAATCCTTCGTGAAGAAGCAGATCTCCGACTTCGAGGAAGCCGTGAAAGAGAACGGGCCCCGGGAGGGCTTTGGAAGCTCCATCGAGGGAGGCTTCAACACCAGCGCCAACAATGACCGCTTCATCAGCTTCACTGAAGGGTGCTCATCCTATCTGGCAGGCTGCGCCCATCCCAACCATGAGCTCATTACTTTCAACTTCGATGCGAAAACAGGGAGCTCCCTCACCTTTCATGATCTCTTCAGCCTTCCCGATGACGAGATTGACCGGTCCTTTCTCTTCAGGGACAATATGCAGGCCCGCCGTGAAAGGGAAAAACTCATCCTCAGGACAGTCTCCGATTACTGCATCAAGGATCTCATCAAGCAGAACGAAGACAGGCCTGACGATGCGAAGATAGATGAATCGCTCATCAGGGAAGTGGCCGCTCCGGAAGAGGGAAAATTCGATCTCTTCGCCCTCACCGACAAGGGCATTGTCATGGACTTCTACTACTGCCATGCCGCGGGCTACGGCGAGGTCACCATACCCTACGAAGCCCTTGCCGAAATCATTGATCCCGAGAGCGTCCTGGAGAACTACGCCAGGAAGGATGAGAAAAAGCCCATTGACGACGGGACGGCACCTGAAATTGTAGTGGATGACGACATGATCATCATAGACGATATCAAGCTGGACATCAGAAAGCGGTAA
- a CDS encoding pyridoxamine 5'-phosphate oxidase family protein: MEQSEKGPGEKTGAKAGAKSGAMAGEKAGKKPGVKATKKAGIEDRLRDLFSKQKLAVLSTSEEGHPFTNLVGFTASGDLRHIFFSTNRATRKYENISKDPRVSLLIDSRANRESDFHRAMAVTIMGTAAEIPYDKRPVAEEAMISRLPHLRDFVLSPTTAVIEVTVHSYCVVTEFQNVHIIEMPQ, translated from the coding sequence ATGGAACAATCCGAAAAAGGACCAGGAGAAAAGACCGGGGCAAAGGCCGGAGCGAAGTCCGGGGCAATGGCCGGGGAAAAAGCCGGGAAAAAGCCCGGGGTAAAAGCGACAAAAAAAGCCGGCATTGAAGATCGCCTGAGGGACCTCTTTTCAAAGCAGAAGCTGGCGGTGCTCTCCACCAGCGAGGAGGGCCATCCTTTCACAAACCTTGTGGGTTTCACCGCTTCTGGTGATCTCAGGCACATCTTCTTCTCCACCAACAGGGCAACGAGGAAATACGAGAACATCAGCAAGGACCCCCGTGTCTCGCTCCTCATTGACAGCAGAGCCAACAGGGAATCCGATTTTCACCGCGCCATGGCCGTGACCATAATGGGGACTGCAGCAGAAATCCCCTATGACAAGCGCCCCGTGGCGGAGGAGGCAATGATCTCCCGTCTCCCCCACCTGAGAGACTTCGTGCTCTCGCCCACTACCGCAGTCATCGAGGTGACAGTCCACAGCTACTGCGTGGTGACGGAATTCCAGAACGTCCATATCATTGAGATGCCGCAATGA
- a CDS encoding PEP/pyruvate-binding domain-containing protein, translated as MKTIITLKEALGAKASMVGGKASALARLDEAGVVVPRTLCITVRAYERFLKATGLRELILMELARKSFDEMRWEEIWDASLRIRNYFAREPLGAALERELSETIGEAFGDALLAIRSSAPEEDSKARSFAGLHESFIGVKGAVAAIEHIRLVWASLWSDAALLYRREFGLDIERSAMAVVVQELVEGEKSGVAFSENPLEGAQAVIEAVRGLNEALVDGGTEPDRWILSKKEGEVLSYIPAARGELAEAEGIAGKQAGSTAEAGGTTEPPGPVLSPGEVRRVFSLCRNNARIFQKEQDVEWTLKGPSLVCLQSRPITAAPQAEGDDKRPWYLSLKRSFENLKRLRWIIEEHILPSMSGDADALAGVILLSHDDGTLADELDRRQALLEKWTATYWDELIPFAHGMRLFGQFYNDRVKPGDAHEFMALLTDTTLISTDRNRELMEMARLVRESGREAALESLDRIEGLSERFEAFLGRFSFLFCKTPWCSEGRQEVWELITRLASSPLKEKARHPDGAGREALEQRFLEALHGDEKTFALELLDLARASYRLRDDDNLYLERISYELDRALQEGRRRLGAAGDYEPLEIAAALRGAPLPEKSSPGVPEKEPKPVMIARQLVGQPAGPGLGRGRARVIHGRPDLSSFQSGEVLVCDALDPSLTIIIPLAAAIVERRGGMLIHGAIIAREYGIPCVTGVPGATEAISTGDDVTVDGHLGIVIINRAHS; from the coding sequence ATGAAAACCATCATAACCCTTAAGGAGGCCCTTGGGGCCAAAGCCTCAATGGTGGGAGGCAAGGCATCGGCCCTTGCGCGCCTTGATGAGGCCGGTGTGGTGGTACCGAGGACCCTTTGCATCACCGTGAGAGCCTATGAGCGTTTTCTCAAGGCTACAGGCCTCAGGGAGCTCATCCTTATGGAGCTTGCCAGGAAGAGCTTTGACGAGATGAGGTGGGAGGAGATCTGGGATGCTTCACTCCGCATAAGAAACTACTTTGCGAGGGAGCCGCTGGGGGCGGCGCTCGAGAGGGAGCTTTCCGAAACAATCGGGGAGGCCTTCGGCGATGCTCTGCTGGCCATACGCTCATCGGCGCCAGAGGAGGATTCGAAAGCCAGGTCCTTTGCGGGGCTCCATGAATCCTTTATCGGCGTGAAGGGTGCTGTTGCCGCGATTGAGCATATCCGCCTTGTCTGGGCCTCCCTCTGGTCCGATGCCGCCCTCCTCTACCGGAGGGAGTTCGGCCTCGACATAGAGCGGAGCGCCATGGCCGTCGTGGTCCAGGAGCTTGTCGAGGGTGAAAAATCAGGGGTGGCTTTCAGCGAGAACCCTCTCGAAGGCGCCCAGGCGGTCATCGAGGCAGTAAGGGGCCTCAACGAGGCTCTTGTGGACGGCGGGACCGAGCCGGATCGATGGATTCTCAGTAAAAAGGAAGGAGAGGTTCTCTCCTATATCCCGGCTGCCCGGGGGGAATTGGCTGAGGCGGAAGGCATCGCCGGGAAACAGGCCGGCAGCACCGCAGAGGCCGGGGGCACCACCGAGCCGCCGGGCCCCGTGCTGTCGCCGGGGGAGGTCCGCCGCGTCTTCAGCCTCTGCCGCAACAATGCCCGGATTTTTCAGAAGGAGCAGGATGTGGAGTGGACCCTCAAAGGCCCTTCTCTTGTCTGCCTCCAGTCAAGGCCCATCACGGCAGCGCCGCAGGCGGAGGGCGACGACAAGAGGCCCTGGTACCTGTCCCTGAAGAGAAGCTTTGAAAACCTGAAGAGGCTCCGCTGGATCATTGAGGAGCATATCCTTCCCTCGATGTCCGGTGATGCTGACGCTCTTGCCGGGGTCATACTCCTGTCCCATGATGACGGGACGCTGGCCGATGAGCTTGACAGGCGCCAGGCGCTGCTGGAGAAGTGGACCGCCACCTACTGGGACGAGCTGATACCTTTCGCTCATGGGATGAGGCTTTTCGGGCAGTTTTACAATGACAGGGTGAAGCCCGGCGATGCCCATGAGTTCATGGCCCTCCTGACAGACACGACCCTTATCAGCACGGACCGCAACAGGGAGCTTATGGAGATGGCCCGCCTCGTGAGGGAGAGCGGAAGGGAGGCAGCCCTGGAAAGCCTCGACAGGATAGAAGGATTAAGTGAGCGCTTTGAGGCCTTCCTCGGGCGGTTCAGCTTCCTCTTCTGCAAGACTCCCTGGTGCAGCGAGGGGCGTCAGGAAGTCTGGGAGTTAATCACAAGGCTTGCCAGCTCACCCCTGAAAGAGAAAGCCCGCCACCCTGACGGTGCCGGGAGAGAGGCACTGGAACAGAGGTTTCTCGAAGCTCTTCACGGCGATGAGAAGACCTTTGCCCTTGAGCTCCTCGATCTTGCCAGGGCCAGTTACCGCCTGAGGGATGATGACAACCTTTACCTTGAAAGAATAAGCTATGAGCTTGATCGTGCCCTTCAAGAGGGGAGAAGGCGTCTCGGAGCAGCGGGAGATTATGAGCCGCTCGAGATTGCCGCCGCCCTCAGGGGGGCTCCCCTTCCGGAAAAATCCTCACCGGGAGTTCCTGAAAAGGAGCCCAAGCCTGTAATGATAGCGCGCCAGCTCGTGGGCCAGCCTGCAGGCCCCGGCCTTGGAAGAGGCCGGGCCCGGGTCATCCACGGGCGGCCCGATCTCTCGAGCTTCCAGAGCGGCGAAGTACTTGTCTGCGATGCCCTGGACCCCTCGCTTACCATCATCATCCCCCTGGCAGCGGCCATCGTGGAGCGCCGCGGGGGAATGCTCATCCACGGCGCCATCATAGCCCGTGAATACGGCATACCCTGCGTGACCGGAGTTCCTGGAGCCACGGAAGCGATCTCGACAGGCGATGACGTCACGGTAGACGGCCACTTAGGCATAGTAATAATCAACAGGGCACATTCTTAA
- a CDS encoding YkgJ family cysteine cluster protein, whose amino-acid sequence MEIHSGTIIELDEYSFSVKNLVFQGDQGEMDEVLLYYADYPPVRDEVRKLVRSVLCGFREILFPSMDDTAAPGRLIADLAYVTLQGDVITAVASSQKFVRERMEKEPLASRAARLKDLLAAIGGPQGKNRPSRESPGIPPAPSLSQGSSTPDLAALLTCARCGRCCRQFEVVVSLEDMDRIATNLNIIEAELKAAYLKPDCFTWNEDAMVLKKSNQSLWRREKPPCIFLKKGKGREHLCSIHEARPAACRRYVPGTAQCLRNRGSC is encoded by the coding sequence GTGGAGATACACAGCGGCACAATCATAGAGCTCGATGAATACAGTTTTTCTGTAAAGAACCTGGTCTTCCAGGGTGATCAAGGCGAGATGGACGAGGTGCTCCTCTATTATGCCGACTACCCCCCCGTGAGGGACGAGGTGAGGAAGCTTGTGAGAAGCGTCCTGTGCGGCTTCAGAGAGATCCTTTTCCCTTCAATGGATGACACCGCGGCACCCGGACGGCTCATCGCGGACCTGGCCTATGTGACACTCCAGGGAGACGTGATAACCGCCGTTGCCTCATCGCAGAAGTTTGTAAGGGAGCGCATGGAGAAGGAGCCCCTGGCATCCCGCGCTGCCCGTCTTAAAGATCTTCTTGCCGCCATCGGCGGGCCGCAGGGAAAGAACCGTCCCTCAAGGGAGAGCCCCGGAATACCACCTGCTCCTTCCCTCTCTCAAGGAAGCTCTACACCTGACCTGGCGGCTCTTCTCACATGCGCCCGCTGCGGCCGGTGCTGCCGGCAGTTTGAGGTGGTGGTCTCTCTCGAGGACATGGATCGCATCGCCACGAATCTGAATATCATTGAAGCTGAATTGAAAGCTGCTTACCTGAAGCCCGATTGTTTCACGTGGAACGAGGATGCCATGGTGCTGAAGAAGAGCAATCAGTCCCTCTGGCGCCGTGAAAAGCCACCCTGCATATTCCTGAAAAAGGGGAAAGGCAGGGAGCACCTCTGCAGCATTCATGAAGCACGGCCCGCGGCTTGCCGCCGCTATGTGCCGGGAACGGCGCAGTGCCTGAGGAACAGGGGAAGCTGCTGA
- a CDS encoding GNAT family N-acetyltransferase, with the protein MKKKEAHPIKHIEVRPAEESDRTWMRGVIKARWGEERVVCHGFAYRPAELPAFIAQLNGEKTGLLTYHVDHESVEVITIDSLKPRLGIGSKLLDAVKEYGKTMGCKRYWHVTTNDNLNTLRFYQKRGFVLCALHRNTMDLARKIKPIIPTMGRDGIPLRDELELELVL; encoded by the coding sequence ATGAAGAAAAAAGAAGCACACCCTATAAAGCATATAGAAGTCCGCCCTGCGGAAGAATCAGACAGGACCTGGATGCGGGGGGTTATCAAGGCGAGATGGGGCGAGGAGCGTGTCGTCTGCCACGGATTTGCCTACAGGCCTGCAGAGCTTCCCGCTTTCATCGCCCAGCTGAACGGTGAAAAGACCGGGCTTCTCACCTACCACGTCGATCATGAGTCCGTAGAGGTCATCACCATAGACAGCCTCAAGCCCCGCCTGGGGATCGGCTCCAAGCTCCTGGATGCCGTGAAGGAATACGGAAAAACCATGGGCTGCAAGCGCTACTGGCATGTCACCACCAACGACAACCTTAACACCCTCAGGTTCTACCAGAAGAGAGGATTCGTGCTCTGCGCCCTCCACAGGAATACGATGGACCTCGCGAGAAAGATAAAGCCCATCATTCCCACGATGGGCCGCGACGGCATACCCCTGCGCGATGAGCTCGAGCTTGAATTGGTGCTGTAG